The DNA region TGGGAtgcattttatactttatttggtacaaggtataaatttatcccaggataaatttataccttctatcaAATGCCAGACAAAAAATTAGTCTTTATAATATCCTCTGGCTGCTATATGCACCAAACGACCAGTGGTACTGTCTTGGTAGCATGtaggttataattttttctcaaatttttatttttcatctttcatttcttttaattttaattgttatTTATTTAACGATCAAGGAGCCAAGTACCTATACATCAAGACATACATAAAAGCATCCACTTGAATGATTTAGAAGTAACCTCAACTACAGATTCTGATGTCCTAAAAATCTTCACTATTATTACTACTACCTAACAGTTAGCAGTTTAATAAAAGTGATCCTACTATGAAACTTTGCACTTCGAAGGGGTAATAGAACAGTTCCTCAAAACCATCATACAGAACTCATTAAAGATGAAACTGAACTATCTGGAAACAGGACAACGACTTGCCACCTGATATGTTGGTTCAGATATATTATCTGATCTTCTCATTGGAATGTTATGTCATTACATTTGCCATACATTCATCCTAAATTATTTTGCACAGACGCCAACCAAACACGCAGGCCTTTCAAATTTATCCTCATTCAAGGATAATGCAATCTCAATCAAACTCAAATCAGAACACAAGTAGCCACACTGTCTATTCCACTATTGACCTATTGTAAATCCTCCTTTTCAATTTAGGGTAGAGTGAGTGGAGAATGAACTTTGATTAATGGCAATAACAATCACCAGTATACCTTCAATGTAACTCCTGTGTCAACTAAAGTAGCTACCCCTTGGCTGGCTGGTATGATCTGCCGAACATCACACAAACAAAAGAGGTTATAGCCACCCAACTAAGCAGATAACTGAAAAGCATTACAAGCCATCAAGAGCATGTGTTATTTGGTTTTCTCACCCAAAGGGGATGCAGAAACAAGCTAGAACCAAATTAAGTATTCAAAATGTACATATTTCAAAGAAAGATAAACTGGTTACATTAAATTAACAATGTGCCAGCATCTACAGATCACCAAAGTTAGAAGAAACTTCAAAGTGAGTGCAGAATTGACATATACACATGCAGAAAATCTGACAGCCACATTAGCATCAGGCCAAGACTGAATCCATTCTTTAGCCCAACAAATAAATGAGCACAAGAAAACCAACAAGTAAGAACATAAACTTGAGATTGCTATCTGCTTGTACTTGGGCTGTGTCTTGAGCATTACGAACATGTGGCCCGTGATATGCAGGAGTATATCCAAATGGGTAATTTGATGTGGTAGGATACGCTGTCGGACCAGGAAATCCATGAAACTGGAAGCTGAGTAATGAAGGAAGCAATCCACCAAAACCAGCTGACATTGTAAAGTTACCGAATCTTGCAGTTGCTGTGGGAAAAAATCCTCCCAATCCTCCCATATGACCAAGTCCTCCATGATTATGAAAATTATTTGGTTCAGGTTGAGGAGCAGTTTCAGGTCGTTGTCCTGCAGGTCTATTAGGAATTTCAAGGCCGGGGATTGGTTTTGATCTGGGATTAGTAGAAGTCCTTCCTCTGCCATAAAGAGGAACTAATTTCTCCTCTTGAATAAGGGCTTTACAAACAGGGCATTCATGGCACTGTGAGTGAAGACGTAACCATCTAAAAAGGCATGGCCAACAGTAGAGGTGACCACAGAGAGTCACAATGGGATCTTGGGCCAATTCAAAACAGATGTTGCATTCAAAATCACCAGCATCATTGTTCCCATCCCCAGAGGAAGATGAAGAGCTTTCAAATGCCCTGGTAGTTGAGTCCTGCATCTCACTCAGATATATCTGTATTGGAAACTTCAAGTTGCAAACACCCAAAcctgaaaaataaaagtattaAGGGTAGGCCAAAAAGAATGAATGGCAGATGCAAGATGCATGCCAGCTCAAGTTCATTCAAGTATACCTCAAACAGTGCGTTTGGTATTGCAGAAAATGATACTTGAATACCTCAATTTGTTGAAAACATTCTTCCCAAGTAAACATTTTTTCTACTACAAGGGCCGAATGACTTCCATCACGTCATTTTCCTAAATGAATATATGATTACGTAGTATCCTGACAAATTCAGGTATTAAGGTCGGCCAAGAAGAATGAATGGCAGATGCAAGATGAATACCAACTCAAGTTCATTTACACCTCAAACAGTGTTTATGGCATTCAAAACCACCAATTATCATTCTTCCGAAGAAGATGTTTTTTCCACTGCAAGGGCGGAATGACTTTGATCGCCTCATTTTAGTATACAAATATATTTATCCTTAGATTCTTACATAGTATCCTTTGTTTCTACTGAAGCTTAAGTTGTCGGCAACCTTTAGATAAAAAATGTCACCAAAAACACTATCCTAATAACCTGCATCCCACCTTGTACCATTGCCATATGTCACAAGGTTATATCCAACATGAGACTATAAATGATATCCCAAGATAAAACATTTTCCACAGGAAAAAAAAGTTTCTAATGGAGATATTTTAAGCTATACCAAGCATTCCTAATAATGAAGAACCTCATCCTTATATGGCAGATCTAATTGATTTGCATCAACCAAACATCTTTCTCAAAGGAAAACTATGCGTAGAATATATAAGGTGAAAACCAGAACAGAACGAAAACCTCAAATCTGATCAAACCTTATATGGTACACGACAATACAACCAATAACTAAGTCCCAATATCAAATCGGCTCTATCAATCTTCTATTAACAAATTAAAGCCCAATTCATTCCAATTATTTGCCTACTAACGCCTTAATGACATATACTACAACAATagttacaaaaattaaaatctcCACCCGAAATTAAACATTTCTAATAAATAAGAAAAGCTTTTCGATTTATCAACAAAATAACAGAATAGATCAGAACAAATCTCATGACATGCAAATTGAAAAATATCAACGTACCGATTGGGAAGAAAAGCAATTAACGGATCGAAGCTAAAAAGCGGGTAATTCAGCCCTTCAATTAGTTAGTATTGACCAAATATTTTAGGGCTTTTCACCCTCTCTCTCCCAAATTTCTTACGTATTTCGCATCTAATTTCAGTTATACCCGAAACGCGCCTTTTATTGGGCCGTTTATTGAAGGGGATGTTGGACCATAGGCCCATCATTTTcctaataaaacctttttaGTTCCAATTTTTTGTGTCCTTCAAATGCACTAGTCTTTAATTCTTGTCCCTCAAAgtggcggtctttaatttttgtacatTTCCCCTAATACCATGAGTTTGGGGTTCGAATtccggctcagtaaaaaaaaaaaaagagataatttTGCAATACAAAATTTTGTGGTAAAGTTAGACCTGTTCgggccaaagttaggccttaaggcaaagtttgaTCAGGTAGAGTTTTGAGGCAAACTCGTTCAATACCAAGGTAGCAAAATTTCGCCGCATGCCGAGTTTTGCAAGTAAAATTCGCTTGCAGTTTTGCAAGTAAAATTTCGCtgaaggcagagttttgcaggcaaatctctgccttgcgaattcaaactctaccttgcgatttttatttttatttttgactgAACAGGGATTCGAACCCTAAACTAAGGACTTCTAGCGAAGGGCAAagattaaagaccaccaatttaatggacaaaaattaaagaccaccctaaaataagggcattcctacGAATTGCCCATTTAATTCTGGCATTCAGAGGCCCATACCTCAATATCTATGGATAGGGGTGTTTATATGTcgatttgatttgatttctaTCTATTAAAATTAGGGAAAATTTAGAAGACCTCGCCTCAGGTTTGGCTCCGTTTCACTCACCTCCCCTGTGGTATACGATATTACACTTACCTCCCTTATTTTGATGTTCTTGTAAGAGTTCTTTAACTTAATCATTATTGATGTAAGGAAATCACAATATGACCAATTTAACCTTATAAATATAtgctattatttaattatattcataaatatattttattcgTCCCTCCCAGATTGCATCACACACCGTAAGATTAATTGAATTACAAATTCTTGAATGCAATGTAAAAACCCAGAAAGATTGACAatgggaaaaaagaagaaattgaatTCGGTTATTAGATTTGACAATGGACCAAAATTATCACACTTTCATGTTTCTGGTATTTAAAGAGAAATTATATGTTTAAGAAAGATAAAGGGTTTAGAATGAACTCAATGAAGAGGAAGTGGGGCTGCTGAGTGAAGAAGACGA from Lycium ferocissimum isolate CSIRO_LF1 chromosome 2, AGI_CSIRO_Lferr_CH_V1, whole genome shotgun sequence includes:
- the LOC132046952 gene encoding uncharacterized protein LOC132046952, which encodes MQDSTTRAFESSSSSSGDGNNDAGDFECNICFELAQDPIVTLCGHLYCWPCLFRWLRLHSQCHECPVCKALIQEEKLVPLYGRGRTSTNPRSKPIPGLEIPNRPAGQRPETAPQPEPNNFHNHGGLGHMGGLGGFFPTATARFGNFTMSAGFGGLLPSLLSFQFHGFPGPTAYPTTSNYPFGYTPAYHGPHVRNAQDTAQVQADSNLKFMFLLVGFLVLIYLLG